The following proteins are co-located in the Halictus rubicundus isolate RS-2024b chromosome 1, iyHalRubi1_principal, whole genome shotgun sequence genome:
- the Exu gene encoding maternal protein exuperantia codes for MVSTTIMENGKASPPRKPCAAGINPGNYQIVGWDMDTTGKKVIDEICQIAGYTPSSSYSQYVMPHKDLDPSATKRHSMKIVTIGKFRVLRNTKTNKVLKAKSEISALTEFLTWLESVKGDATDGIILVYHEPRKVIPAILLESLKKYNLLDRFKQTVKGFANGFNVAEIKCTSTDRAFTLRALSRALFNQEKELDNAKDRACLALQIVQHLSSLEQKSGTETNGSSDSDSAIKQTVQFIRDFVQPIEVEEKEYAELKIVFERQNTLKPIFEVLFRVNRRERQHASPLRRLLAEAGIEYAELEKAWNNGKKEGLEKLIREKLTTTEEKKIEDVLIILESHFDPDKKPTSRISQDQSRIKTKNSKNYHDRENNNKIHSGNESPDTTTPSSPLQLKPDSGNGAIIPED; via the exons ATGGTGTCGACAACAATAATGGAAAATGGAAAAGCTAGCCCTCCGAGGAAGCCTTGTGCTGCTGGTATTAATCCAGGCAATTATCAAATAGTTGGATGGGACATGGATACCACAGGCAAGAAGGTTATAGACGAAATATGCCAAATAGCTGGTTACACTCCTAGTTCTTCGTATTCTCAGTATGTAATGCCACATAAGGATCTTGATCCTTCTGCTACGAAGAGACACAGCATGAAAATTGTTACCATTGGAAAGTTTCGGGTTCTTAGAAACACTAAAACTAATAAG GTATTGAAAGCTAAGAGCGAGATATCCGcattaacagaatttttaacGTGGCTGGAGTCTGTTAAAGGCGATGCAACAGATGGGATAATATTGGTCTATCACGAACCACGTAAAGTTATCCCCGCTATATTATTGGAATCCTTAAAAAAGTACAATCTTTTGGATAGATTTAAACAAACAGTCAAAGGATTCGCAAATGGATTTAATGTTGCCGAAATAAAGTGCACGAGTACAGACCGTGCATTTACACTTAGAGCATTATCAAGAGCCTTATTTAACCAA GAAAAAGAATTAGATAATGCAAAAGATAGAGCATGTTTAGCTCTCCAAATAGTGCAGCATTTAAGTTCACTGGAACAAAAAAGTGGAACTGAGACGAACGGTAGCAGCGATAGTGACAGTGCCATAAAACAAACCGTACAATTTATTAGGGATTTTGTTCAACCAATAGAAGTAGAAGAAAAAGAGTATGCAG AACTGAAAATAGTCTTCGAACGTCAAAATACTTTAAAACCTATTTTTGAAGTTTTGTTCCGCGTGAATCGTCGTGAACGTCAACATGCCAGTCCCCTCCGGCGACTACTCGCTGAAGCGGGAATCGAATACGCCGAGCTAGAA AAAGCTTGGAATAATGGCAAGAAAGAAGGCTTAGAAAAGTTAATTAGGGAAAAATTGACGACGACCGAGGAGAAAAAGATAGAAGATGTATTAATCATCCTTGAAAGCCATTTTGATCCCGATAAGAAACCTACGTCAAGAATTTCGCAGGATCAGTCTAGAATTAAgacgaaaaattcgaaaaattatcaCGACCGagaaaacaacaacaaaatcCATTCCGGTAACGAAAGTCCGGACACCACTACTCCCAGCTCTCCGCTTCAATTGAAACCGGATTCCGGGAATGGTGCAATTATACCAGAAGATTAA